One Candidatus Babeliales bacterium genomic region harbors:
- the gatB gene encoding Asp-tRNA(Asn)/Glu-tRNA(Gln) amidotransferase subunit GatB, translating to MEKSSVEKSFALERYPDYRMDIGIEVHVQLNTQSKIFCSCSNALTDEQNKNICQICAGYPGVLPVLNHQVVQFAVMAGLGTYCEISSVSQFDRKHYFYPDLPKNYQITQNNLPICKNGYVMIRLEDGTEKKIRINRIHIEEDAGKNSHSDLTGESYVDLNRTGTPLIEIVSEPDIENAQEAKAYLKALRLIMQYLGVSTCNMEEGSFRADTNLSVRKKTSQILGTRCELKNINSFKFISDAIEYETERQIESLESGGKIRQETRLWDSKNRKSMPMRSKEESADYRFCPDPDLSLVQVSTDALAAIQKDFPELPYEKYHRYMKEWNLSAYEADVITSDVEFTKYFEAVMKIYPKKTAVHWFLRDVIGLVNEQKIELSACPVTPEKLAKIVEMLDGSIINNTAAKEVFELIAAQGGEPEAIVEQKGLKQIGSQDELEKIVVTILQENPALIEQYKAGKQNVFGFFVGACMKATGGKGNPKMLQDLLKKHLQ from the coding sequence ATGGAAAAGTCTTCCGTTGAAAAATCTTTTGCGCTTGAAAGATATCCTGATTATAGAATGGATATTGGGATAGAGGTTCATGTTCAATTAAATACACAAAGTAAAATATTTTGTTCTTGTTCTAATGCTTTAACCGATGAACAAAATAAGAATATTTGCCAGATTTGTGCTGGGTATCCAGGAGTTTTGCCGGTACTTAATCATCAAGTTGTGCAGTTTGCTGTGATGGCCGGGCTTGGAACATATTGTGAAATTTCTTCTGTTTCACAGTTTGATCGTAAACATTATTTTTATCCTGATCTTCCTAAGAATTATCAAATCACTCAAAACAACTTACCAATATGCAAAAATGGCTATGTCATGATTCGTTTGGAAGATGGAACTGAGAAAAAAATTCGCATTAATCGAATTCACATCGAAGAAGATGCTGGAAAAAACTCGCATTCTGATTTGACTGGTGAAAGCTATGTTGATTTAAACAGAACCGGAACTCCGCTTATCGAAATTGTATCCGAACCAGACATTGAAAATGCTCAAGAAGCAAAAGCGTATCTGAAAGCATTGCGTTTGATTATGCAATATTTGGGCGTAAGCACTTGCAACATGGAAGAAGGATCGTTTAGAGCTGATACCAATCTGTCAGTTCGCAAAAAAACATCTCAGATATTGGGTACTCGTTGTGAATTGAAAAACATTAACTCCTTTAAATTTATTTCCGACGCCATTGAATATGAAACAGAGCGTCAAATTGAATCGCTTGAATCTGGCGGAAAAATAAGACAAGAAACAAGATTGTGGGATTCAAAGAACCGCAAATCAATGCCGATGAGATCAAAAGAAGAATCTGCAGATTACCGATTTTGTCCAGATCCTGATTTGTCATTGGTGCAAGTTTCTACTGACGCTTTAGCAGCGATACAAAAAGATTTTCCAGAATTGCCTTATGAAAAATATCATCGCTACATGAAAGAGTGGAATCTTTCTGCGTACGAAGCAGATGTCATTACTTCTGATGTAGAGTTCACGAAATATTTTGAAGCTGTAATGAAAATCTATCCGAAAAAAACAGCGGTTCATTGGTTCTTGCGTGATGTGATCGGTTTGGTTAATGAGCAAAAAATAGAGTTGTCAGCATGCCCTGTGACTCCTGAAAAACTGGCAAAAATTGTTGAGATGCTTGATGGAAGTATCATTAATAATACAGCTGCAAAAGAAGTCTTTGAACTTATTGCTGCGCAGGGTGGAGAGCCTGAAGCAATCGTTGAGCAAAAAGGCTTGAAACAAATCGGATCACAAGATGAGCTAGAAAAAATAGTTGTAACTATTTTACAAGAAAATCCAGCGCTTATTGAGCAGTACAAAGCTGGCAAACAAAACGTTTTTGGATTTTTTGTTGGAGCTTGTATGAAAGCTACCGGCGGAAAAGGTAATCCTAAAATGCTACAAGATTTGCTAAAAAAACATTTACAGTAA
- a CDS encoding Jag N-terminal domain-containing protein, producing MKSVLAQGATVVKAIEEALKKADMPQEFFVKILEEAQSGFLGFGSKKAKIALFFRKESFEQRGDGVLAQSSYEKLFNNQSMQKQIDNQQRDVPSQKDVKPAPSAPVAPRPQVVVRPQAPAQTTVRRPNQFLQRELRPVTPQVKENQPQARPQQVRSLEKTDSLQRPQRRLQDIPQRQLPRRDQPRRDESRRDESRRDEFARDEFTRDQPRSEASDRDQARRNEPHRDQSRRDEFNRDEFNKDQSRREQPRREQPRRDDSFSSDQSGQERSGLQDSGSERSQRPNYPNRRRSRYHSPRPRQTDGDGGSSTSTTPKNTNDSDDNF from the coding sequence ATGAAATCAGTCCTTGCGCAAGGTGCAACCGTTGTTAAGGCTATCGAAGAAGCGTTGAAAAAAGCAGACATGCCACAAGAATTTTTTGTAAAAATTCTAGAAGAAGCTCAATCGGGCTTTCTGGGCTTTGGATCAAAAAAAGCAAAAATCGCATTATTTTTTAGAAAAGAGTCTTTTGAGCAAAGAGGCGATGGAGTTCTTGCTCAAAGTTCATACGAAAAACTTTTCAATAATCAATCCATGCAAAAACAAATAGACAATCAACAAAGAGATGTGCCATCTCAAAAAGATGTGAAACCGGCGCCATCAGCTCCAGTCGCTCCTCGACCACAAGTCGTGGTAAGGCCTCAAGCTCCTGCACAAACAACAGTAAGAAGACCAAATCAATTTCTGCAAAGAGAGCTGAGACCGGTAACTCCTCAAGTTAAAGAAAATCAACCTCAGGCCCGACCTCAACAAGTTCGATCTTTAGAAAAAACAGATAGCTTGCAAAGACCGCAGCGCAGACTACAAGATATTCCTCAGCGTCAATTGCCTCGTCGTGATCAGCCTCGCAGAGATGAATCTCGCAGAGACGAGTCTCGTAGAGACGAATTTGCTAGAGACGAATTCACTAGAGATCAGCCTCGCAGTGAAGCTTCTGACAGAGATCAAGCTCGTCGAAATGAACCTCACAGAGACCAGTCTCGTAGAGACGAATTTAATAGAGACGAATTTAACAAAGACCAGTCTCGTAGAGAGCAGCCTCGCCGAGAGCAGCCTCGTCGAGATGATAGTTTTTCATCTGATCAGTCAGGTCAAGAAAGATCTGGTTTGCAGGATTCTGGATCAGAAAGATCACAGCGACCTAATTATCCTAATCGCAGAAGATCTCGTTACCATTCACCTCGACCTCGACAAACTGATGGCGATGGTGGAAGTTCGACATCAACTACTCCAAAAAATACTAATGATTCCGACGACAACTTCTAA
- the mnmE gene encoding tRNA uridine-5-carboxymethylaminomethyl(34) synthesis GTPase MnmE → MIPTTTSNRLLAQHEQTIVALCTPQGSGAIGLIRLSGSDALAIADSLSLLPSGKKLSQQVSHTIHYGWVVDDNQTHIDQVLFLLMRAPKTFTGQDVVEISCHNNQFLIEKIIDRALQCGARLASKGEFTQRAVMLGKIDLLQAEAMNDLIHAQTAESLKYSLQQLEGSFSSWIADAEFAVVEMVAFCEASFEFIDEEIEFAHDVSVKMEKLIQKIEALLKTYSKQQYIKEGIRIVLIGSVNAGKSSLLNCLLDKKRAIVTPIPGTTRDTIEAGMFRDGNFLTIVDTAGIRKTDDEIEQEGIDRSFKEAASADIILLIVDQSQQLSEQEQQAYTEIIEKYLPKIILVQNKIDLDKATSKIIFDGPVVQISAKENKHVQDLFDATAKKIDELKGSEAITCLLNNRQHDLLVKFLEHIKQVLPMLQNSVDYELVSYQLKESLVLLSEMTGRSVSEAVLDKVFQSFCVGK, encoded by the coding sequence ATGATTCCGACGACAACTTCTAATCGTTTACTTGCTCAGCATGAACAGACTATCGTTGCTTTATGCACCCCTCAGGGTTCAGGGGCAATAGGTTTGATTCGTTTGTCGGGCAGTGACGCACTCGCCATAGCTGACAGTTTAAGTCTTTTGCCGTCTGGAAAAAAATTATCGCAGCAAGTAAGTCATACCATTCACTATGGATGGGTCGTTGACGACAATCAAACTCACATTGATCAAGTTCTTTTCTTGCTCATGCGAGCACCTAAAACATTTACAGGACAAGACGTTGTCGAAATTTCATGTCATAATAATCAATTTTTAATTGAAAAAATTATTGATAGAGCTTTGCAGTGCGGAGCTCGTTTGGCCTCTAAAGGAGAGTTTACGCAGCGAGCTGTCATGCTTGGAAAAATTGATTTGCTTCAAGCAGAAGCTATGAATGATTTGATTCATGCTCAAACGGCCGAGTCTTTAAAATACTCGCTACAGCAGCTTGAAGGTAGTTTTTCTTCATGGATAGCAGACGCTGAATTTGCAGTCGTTGAAATGGTTGCTTTTTGCGAAGCAAGCTTTGAATTTATTGATGAAGAGATAGAATTTGCTCACGATGTTTCTGTAAAAATGGAAAAATTAATACAAAAAATTGAAGCTTTACTGAAAACATACAGCAAGCAGCAATACATTAAAGAAGGCATTCGCATTGTTTTAATTGGCTCTGTTAACGCCGGAAAATCATCACTCTTGAATTGTTTACTTGATAAAAAACGTGCAATTGTCACACCAATTCCTGGAACAACTCGTGACACGATAGAAGCTGGAATGTTTCGTGATGGCAACTTTTTAACCATTGTTGATACTGCAGGGATTAGAAAAACAGATGATGAAATTGAACAAGAAGGCATTGATCGATCTTTTAAGGAAGCTGCAAGTGCAGATATAATTTTACTCATTGTTGACCAATCGCAGCAGTTGTCTGAGCAAGAGCAGCAAGCTTATACAGAAATTATAGAAAAATACTTACCAAAAATTATTTTAGTTCAGAATAAAATTGATCTTGATAAAGCAACGTCAAAAATAATATTTGATGGGCCTGTTGTACAAATTTCTGCAAAAGAAAATAAGCATGTTCAAGATTTATTTGATGCTACTGCAAAAAAAATAGACGAGCTAAAAGGATCAGAGGCAATTACGTGTCTGCTCAACAATCGTCAACATGATCTTTTGGTAAAATTCTTAGAGCATATTAAGCAAGTGCTGCCAATGCTACAAAATTCTGTTGATTATGAATTAGTTTCATACCAACTAAAAGAATCGTTAGTTTTGCTTTCAGAAATGACCGGTCGGTCCGTTAGCGAAGCTGTTCTCGATAAAGTATTTCAATCTTTTTGTGTTGGAAAATAA
- a CDS encoding OmpA family protein, which translates to MQTKSNKVILFSFAILALLLGGCKKNQNKSEPKKDSFFSKDQNKFSKNKKSSATEPFDLDDNSMKTFALDDHLSKHKSTEQGLQTPSESKLFSWEDSAAEESKHLFKTLYFDFDKDILKPVEHSNLHKNIDQAKKMIKQGKTIVIEGHACHSAGSAIYNLALSEKRARHVAQKFAEAGIDSSNIKIAPRGQEMPVVKDGNKKQQAPNRRVEIFAIDSK; encoded by the coding sequence ATGCAAACAAAGTCTAACAAAGTCATTTTGTTCTCATTTGCCATTCTAGCGTTACTTCTTGGCGGCTGTAAAAAAAATCAAAATAAATCTGAACCAAAAAAAGATTCATTTTTTTCAAAAGATCAAAACAAATTTAGCAAAAATAAAAAATCATCTGCGACAGAACCTTTTGACCTTGATGATAACTCAATGAAAACTTTTGCTCTTGATGATCATCTATCAAAGCATAAATCAACGGAACAAGGCTTACAAACCCCATCAGAAAGCAAACTGTTTTCTTGGGAAGATTCAGCAGCAGAAGAAAGCAAACATCTTTTCAAAACACTGTATTTTGACTTCGATAAAGATATCTTGAAACCTGTTGAACACAGCAATTTACATAAAAATATTGATCAAGCTAAAAAAATGATCAAACAAGGTAAAACTATTGTTATTGAAGGACATGCTTGTCACTCAGCAGGATCTGCAATTTACAACTTAGCTCTTTCTGAAAAACGTGCTCGTCATGTTGCTCAAAAGTTTGCTGAAGCAGGAATCGATTCATCAAATATCAAAATTGCTCCTCGTGGCCAAGAAATGCCAGTCGTAAAAGACGGCAACAAAAAACAACAAGCTCCTAACAGACGTGTTGAAATTTTTGCAATTGATTCAAAATAA
- a CDS encoding Rne/Rng family ribonuclease has protein sequence MKKIIINQSPWETRIAIVRDNKLENLFFGKSTNTELERSFFKGRVSKILPGIQTAFVDIGEERAGFLHISEIDHDLALNRIMGTDQIDEIKDSEKDTDDEVVKPRMSSEKMDISKILHEGEDLLVQVSKEPVDEKGAKLKTCFTLPGRFIVLTPNIPRIGVSKKIEDRAERVRLKEIISKHLPSGMGAVIRTSAEGKSEGEIQKDLSFLTSDWDSVLALYAKAESKTKIYEDVDVSLQVVRDHLDGDIEEIITDNKENHAEIYKYLSKVAPEFKYKVKLYEAVGNLFDRYDIDRQIERALEKKVSLKSGGSIIIETTEALTVIDVNTGRFVGKGNLEDTISKTNLEAAREVVLQLKLRNIGGLIVIDFIDMVNTKNKLKLVSYFEQTLKELDKFQAVVLQVSEFGIVQMTRKRSGKTLMRQLTDVCYCCSGLGRLPSVRAESYEILRKLKVEIQTKFAKKNLLFEINGAVFDFISSIEFNSILQLEKDFSCNITLLSNDQIKRHDFTIKEK, from the coding sequence ATGAAAAAAATAATAATAAATCAAAGTCCATGGGAAACCAGAATCGCAATCGTTCGCGATAACAAGCTTGAAAATCTATTTTTCGGCAAAAGCACCAACACGGAGCTTGAACGATCTTTTTTTAAAGGTAGAGTCTCAAAAATTTTACCAGGAATTCAAACAGCCTTTGTTGATATTGGCGAAGAGCGAGCTGGCTTTTTACACATATCAGAAATTGATCATGATCTTGCTCTCAACCGGATCATGGGAACTGATCAAATTGATGAAATCAAAGACAGCGAAAAAGACACTGATGATGAGGTTGTTAAGCCTCGCATGTCTTCTGAAAAAATGGATATTTCCAAAATTTTGCATGAAGGCGAAGATCTTTTGGTGCAGGTAAGTAAAGAACCTGTTGACGAAAAGGGTGCAAAGTTAAAAACCTGTTTTACATTACCAGGTCGCTTTATTGTTCTTACTCCCAATATTCCGCGCATTGGGGTTTCAAAAAAAATTGAAGATCGAGCAGAACGAGTTCGTTTAAAAGAAATTATTTCAAAGCATTTGCCATCAGGAATGGGCGCTGTGATTCGTACTTCGGCAGAAGGAAAAAGTGAAGGTGAAATTCAAAAAGATCTTTCATTTTTAACTTCCGATTGGGACAGTGTTTTAGCGTTGTATGCAAAAGCTGAGTCGAAGACAAAAATTTATGAAGATGTTGACGTTTCTTTGCAAGTCGTTAGAGATCATTTGGATGGCGACATAGAAGAAATCATTACCGACAATAAAGAAAATCACGCAGAGATATACAAATATTTAAGCAAGGTAGCTCCTGAATTTAAATACAAAGTAAAACTTTATGAAGCTGTCGGAAATTTATTTGATAGATATGACATTGATCGACAAATTGAGCGCGCTCTTGAGAAAAAAGTTTCGTTAAAATCGGGCGGTTCAATTATTATTGAAACAACAGAAGCTTTAACGGTTATTGACGTTAACACGGGACGATTTGTTGGTAAGGGTAACTTAGAAGATACGATTTCAAAAACTAATTTAGAAGCTGCTCGCGAAGTAGTTTTGCAATTAAAATTACGCAACATTGGTGGACTCATAGTTATTGATTTTATTGATATGGTTAATACCAAAAATAAATTAAAATTGGTTTCTTATTTTGAGCAAACGCTTAAAGAGCTTGATAAGTTTCAAGCGGTCGTTTTACAAGTTTCTGAATTTGGCATTGTGCAGATGACGCGTAAGCGCTCAGGTAAAACACTCATGCGTCAGCTAACTGACGTTTGTTATTGCTGCTCAGGGCTTGGCCGGTTGCCATCTGTGCGTGCAGAGAGCTATGAAATTCTTAGAAAATTAAAAGTTGAAATTCAAACAAAGTTTGCTAAAAAAAATCTACTTTTTGAAATAAATGGTGCGGTGTTTGATTTTATATCGAGCATTGAATTCAATTCGATTTTACAGCTTGAGAAGGACTTTAGCTGCAATATCACTTTGCTCAGCAATGATCAGATAAAGCGTCATGATTTTACAATAAAAGAAAAATAA